GTCTTCATTGATAAGGTCTCATAGATATCCACCACTATCGAATCCTCAAAAGTGAGAATCTGCCATAAAAAAGACCAGCATAATCAAGATTCACCCAAACTTGTCATTATAAGCCTTACCATAACAAATGTAAAAACCTCCCTTATTATTTATTCATCATGTTTTCAAAACCTTAATCATTCCTTTCCCTTTACATTTCATTCATTATCATTACCATTTCCTTTATAATAAAGCTTCCCACCATATCCACTTCCTAAGTTTCCACCCCGTAACTGCCATGTTTCCCCTTCTcactctcttctctcttctcttcttcctcctcttctacCCATGCCAACCCGGTCGGCCGCCGCCAGGGCTTGCACCATCTCCGGCAACGGTGGTAACTGTCAAGAACGGTAGTTACTCGTGGCATGGGTTCCAGAGGTTCCTTGGGGCCAGGAGAGGTAGCCGAATAAGCGGCATGGCGGAACTCAAGAAGTACTTTAACCGTTTCGGTTATCTAGGGTTTCAAGATGGTAATGTCACTGATGTTTTTGACACCAGACTGGAATCTGCTGTTGCCGCGTATCAGGCGAAGCTAGGGCTTCCGGTGACCGGTAGGTTCGATTCCGAGACTCTTTCGCAGATGATGTCGCCAAGGTGCGGGATGCGTGACGCCATGCAGCCCATGCATGCAGCCATGCATTACGTGTATTTTCCTGGAAAGCCGAGGTGGGCGCGTCCAATACCAATGACACTCACCTACGCCTTCTCGCCGGAGAATTTGGTCGGGTATTTGAGCTTGGAAGACATTAGAGGTGCATTTAAACGTGCTTTTGCAAGGTGGGCATCTGTTATTCCGGTGAGTTTCACTGAGACTGATACTTACAGTTTTGCCGACATCAAAATAGGGTTTTACAGGGGTGATCACGGCGACGGTGAGCCGTTTGATGGGGTTCTTGGGGTTTTGGCCCATGCATTTTCACCGGAGAGTGGGAAGTTCCACCTTGACGCGGCGGAAACATGGGCAGTTGATCTTGAATCGGAGAAGTCGACGGTGGCCATTGATTTGGAATCAGTGGCAACCCACGAGATTGGGCATCTTCTAGGGTTAGCACACAGTCCAGTTAAAGAATCGGTCATGTACCCTAGTTTGAAACCTAGAGCTAAGAAAGCTGATTTGAAGCTTGATGATATAGAGGCAGTGCAAGCCCTCTATGGTTCAAACCCTAATTTCAAATTTGCATCATCAATGGAATCCGATATTTCTTCAAATCAAGCCATTGATTTTAGGGTTAGGTCATACAGAAAATTGAGCATCTTGCTTCCCATTTTAGTACTATATTCATCCATGTAATTAGGAAGTAATTTTCAACCACATTAGGGTTTTTCATGACATTTGATttcttatattcttttttttttcaaagattttgtAATAGTTCTGATACCCACAGCCACAATACACAGAGAATACATACCATGTacaattaattcttttatttgtatgCATCTGATCAGAAAgtattttctgtttggttgccatgAAAATTCTTGATATTTACATCAAAACAATGAAACCCAAATTAAGAGGACAAATATTTGaccaattaattatttttaaattctgcAAATTACTGTGATAGCTTTggaattttcttatatataggATTAGCTAAAATTACTTAAGTACTGATGAATGAAAATGACAATTCTGGTGAAGCTGAATCATGTGAAAACAAAAGGCAGGTCCACATCAAGCGGGTGATTCACCTGCTATGGTGGTTGTGCACCCAACCCATACTGTAGAATTCCCCTCTTCTGCaatctttttctttgaatatttttatgatacATAAAGGAGGCTCAAATGTAAAGTCAAAGATGAGTAGTCTAAAGCAGTCATTAGTGTGACCGATATGATCAACCTGGGCGGCCATGATTTTGATGGTTTGACTAATTTAACAGCAATGACTAgccaaaaggggaaaaaaatattaaaaaaaaagtaagaaggAAAGAAGGGTAAGAGGAGAAAATTAAGAAGACAGTTAGGAGTGGGTGGGTGTGTGAAGTAGATGGTGAGTCCATTCACATCCCTTTCCTTGGTTCCTCCATAAACCCTGGTGGGGGAATGAGATGGCCACTGCATTCCCATCATCATTACTCTCCcacccttttttccttttttttttttttaatttaataaagttaaGCTGATGTAAGTTATGTTAGTTTTAGATCAACTGCTAAGTTGAAAATTATATATGGGAAAACTATTTGATTAAGatccaaaaaaattgttgatgTGTGCTTTTCAATACAACTAAAgttattgacaatttttttgttcttaaaaagatttattttgagaatttggtAGGGAAATTAGTCTCACAAAAGATCCCTATTTGAACATCAATCATTAATGTGATTGACCATTTCAAAGGTATATGTAGTAAATTTCAAATAAGAGTTTGACATTCAATCTCATATatattcaagatttttttttgagtCCAACATGAGAAAAATATGACTAAAAAGTTCATTgttaaaaatggagaaaaaagatCTTATTTAAGGTTAAATTAAAATCGCTCTTCCCTTTGAcagatttttaaaaagtatttttaacataaaagtGCTTTTGAgctaaataaatttagaaaaaattttaaaaatcatttatagcgTTGTATGAAAAAACACTCATAACTTAtttgattatgattttataaaatatttttttaacctttataatacttgaaaacaaattttttaataaaaataatttcaaatactAGAAAATTTGGAAATGTTTCTTATTATCACTATAAAACGAATTTTTAATagatgattttcttaaaaatattttgaaggaaaatacttcaattaaaaatattttaactaagaaatattgttaaacataatttaagagTCTCTCTATAAcgtttttacaatattttaatttaaaaaatggtttaaaaaaaaataaatttaaagtgtgtttggtagtgattataTGTcgtgtttttagtatttttaacacattaaaatttttatctttcaaatattagaaaagttataaatatcttttaaaatcactataaaatggattcttaataaaattttaaaaaaacttttaaaatttaaaaaaatcacttataaaaaaatacttcattatcattaatttttttaattttaatgtaatttttgtgTCATGAAAATGAGGAGCAGTGACCAATTGATAAGCAACAAGTAACTTACAACAACCACATTGATGGTCATGGAATCAAACAAATAGCAACTAGACATTAATGATTACATTGAAATTTGTTCATTAAGTTGTTTGTCAATAGTAATTAGCAAGTGAAACAAGCAATACTGGGAAGTAGGGTTTAATTAATCAACTTTGAATAAGTAGGGCCGTCCTGGATCATATACAATAATGCTGCAAGAACATCTTCTCCATTAATACTTGTCCTTGGACCAAGCTACTGTAAGGCACATGGTCTGCAGATTCTAATCCAACATTGGTATCCTGGAAGGTTGCATGTGAAGCTGAATAGACAATGTTGGCACGAGGCAGTCAACCTCCAAGCTTCATTAATGGCTGtgcacttttatttatttatttatattttgatatttatcttctCTCTATCATGTTTCACCAGCAATCCTGAGGAAAAATGTGGTAGAGCTAGCaaagaattttcttaaaattatcaGTGCCCTAAAATCAATTCTATGGTGATGATGAGCTTGAGACATTTTGTGCctatcttttgatttttaacCTGTTTTCTAGCCATATATGTAcatttatgagaaaaataaaaggtaatAGTACTCGAAAATGATATATGTAAACATGCTTCAAATGTTGTGAGGGTTGATTTGTtcaaaatagataatatttatatggattCTTAATGGGatcataacaaaatttttaattaaaaatatgtaaaattcgACCAATATGGTATCTACATCAGGTATCAGATTCTCTGACCCTTATATAAGACATTTCATTGGATATATATCAGGTATCAGATTCTCTAACTCTTATATAAGGCATTTCATTGGATATATatagacatattttaaaaacGAAAGATCCATTAATGATTCAAgtcaaacaatatatatgattagttatattttaaaactcgaattataaattatttggagaatttttttatttacttgtgAATAACATAGCCCATGTGGAGatttttagcaattttttttttctcgaaaTCTAGCATTTGATTAAGCTTCATGTGGTATGTATAGAAGAGGCCGAACATGACCAAATATTCAAAATCAGAATAAGTACGTTGTTGTAAATTGTGACACATTTTTTCAAGCTTGAAATATGACTTGTCTAAGAGTGGGACCCAATAATTTACTAGTCACCCCCACACCAAGAGGTTTCACATGACTTCATTTTCTAAGAAGCTTTACCTGTCAATTTTACGTCTCATTATAGGTTTCATCTCATGTCAGTCTCAcgtgagaaaatatatatatttgtccacatttcatatattttcatgggATCCCAAAACTTTTTTGcgactacttttttttttttttttttttttttttttttttgagggttTACCCCACAGATAAAGATACCTTCTTTTATTTGGTAGTAGGCTTTTTCCAGGACCTCAACCCCTTACCTCTCATTTTGGGAACCGTGGGGTTGGGACCATTACAATAAAATCAAGACTACGTACCAATTGGAAACTAGACATTagttttacatatatatatatatatatatatatatatatatataacaaccATTTCATTATTGTCGTACATAAATGACATTAAAAAGATTATGTACCAAgacatcaaaattaaattatcattaaacTAGCCTTCAAATTGTGACTTTTCGattcaataaaatttaggtTAGACAAGTGATAGGTCAGACATAGGTTACACACGCGTGTTATGTATTTAAAAGGTGAAAAGTTACCAAATTTAgtgttataaataaaatcaaatctttcAATTGaagttaaaatatgattaaaaaaatagatattatcttgttgacaaattttcaaataaaattagatattCTAGTTAAAGTCTagagataattaaaaataagtattcttttattgaaaatttttgggatTAAACAATTAAATCGTAGGAGGCTCCAAATTTAATTATCTAACTTCACTTATTAATAATGACAACTTCCTTGGATGAAGGGAAATTGGAATGGATCGGCAAAACAACTTCACATGAGAAAAAACGTTtcatagaaaaaagaaaaagttttacAAAAT
The sequence above is drawn from the Vitis riparia cultivar Riparia Gloire de Montpellier isolate 1030 chromosome 15, EGFV_Vit.rip_1.0, whole genome shotgun sequence genome and encodes:
- the LOC117931923 gene encoding metalloendoproteinase 4-MMP; this encodes MFPLLTLFSLLFFLLFYPCQPGRPPPGLAPSPATVVTVKNGSYSWHGFQRFLGARRGSRISGMAELKKYFNRFGYLGFQDGNVTDVFDTRLESAVAAYQAKLGLPVTGRFDSETLSQMMSPRCGMRDAMQPMHAAMHYVYFPGKPRWARPIPMTLTYAFSPENLVGYLSLEDIRGAFKRAFARWASVIPVSFTETDTYSFADIKIGFYRGDHGDGEPFDGVLGVLAHAFSPESGKFHLDAAETWAVDLESEKSTVAIDLESVATHEIGHLLGLAHSPVKESVMYPSLKPRAKKADLKLDDIEAVQALYGSNPNFKFASSMESDISSNQAIDFRVRSYRKLSILLPILVLYSSM